One window from the genome of Argentina anserina unplaced genomic scaffold, drPotAnse1.1, whole genome shotgun sequence encodes:
- the LOC126804643 gene encoding uncharacterized protein LOC126804643: MDVINSLLRAARAGNLKRVLEFIEDELVDLNASNQNGLTALHSASKEGHTRIVKELISRGANVHAKTLKGNTALHIASLAGHEPVVRQLIESGADVDAQSASGFTALYMAAQENHVSIVELLLASGANQNIATTDGFTPLAVAMQQGHEQVASILLNNEAKGRIRFPGTTESGRSLLHIAAKKDDCAAAALLMQNNISPDLPSKSGFTALHVACHYGNENVAKLLIDRQADVNFQAKHNITPLHVAAKWGKTKLVDLLLANRAKIDATTRDGLTPLHCAARSGHDDVVEDLVSRGAPISAKTRSGLAPLHMATQGDHLRSAQILLNNRAPVDDITVDYLTALHVASHCGHVKVAKLLLNNKADPNFRALNGFTSLHIACKKNRLKVVELLLKYGASLNVVTESGLTPLHVAAFMGCVDIVIYLLENNANIEPVTVRGETPLHLATRANQIEVIHVLLKYGANVGARAKESQTALHIASRLGNAEIARLLIEQGVDVDAPTKDSYTALHIAAKEGHEDVVAMLLNHGANISCATRNHGFTPLHLASKYGIDRVVELLLNYGAPVDAQGKNGVTPLHVASHYDHPSVVKLLLQPTPHGVGASPHAMAKNGYTALHIAAKGDRLDTANALLHYGANPNAESKAGFSPLHLAAQEGRADMAALLLASGASVNSRARNGITPLHLCAQEDHVNVAQLLVKRGANLDEQTKGGFTPLHVASHFARIKMIRFLLANGANVNIPSASGYTPLHQASQQGNPQIVELLLQYNAKPDALTDNGQTALSIAQNLGYVSIIDTLKVVTETVVKTTTMTITEEKFKIIAPETMQETFVSDSEDEEQRTCCVLMKRSEIGRNANHRHSWNSSVEIFEGLKLVALARAGL; encoded by the exons ATGGATGTCATCAATTCGCTGCTTAGGGCCGCTCGCGCCGGCAATCTAAAGCGAGTTCTCGAGTTCATCGAAGATGAGCTCGTCGATCTTAACGCGAGCAACCAGAATGGGTTAACAGCACTCCATTCTGCCAGCAAGGAGGGTCACACGCGTATCGTCAAGGAATTGATCTCGAGAGGGGCCAATGTGCACGCTAAAACACTTAAGGGTAACACAGCTTTACATATAGCCTCCCTCGCCGGCCATGAGCCAGTTGTTAGACAACTCATCGAGAGTGGAGCCGATGTTGATGCACAATCAGCAAGCGGATTTACAGCACTCTACATGGCTGCACAAGAGAATCATGTCTCGATTGTCGAGCTTCTATTGGCAAGCGGGGCTAATCAAAACATAGCAACAACAGACGGATTTACG CCTCTAGCCGTCGCAATGCAACAAGGTCACGAGCAAGTTGCATCCATATTGTTGAACAATGAAGCGAAAGGACGGATAAGATTTCCAGGCACCACAGAATCTGGCCGATCTCTTCTTCATATAGCTGCCAAAAAAGATGATTGTGCAGCTGCGGCGCTACTTATGCAAAACAATATCAGCCCCGACTTGCCATCGAAGTCGGGCTTCACAGCCCTTCATGTGGCCTGCCACTATGGCAATGAGAATGTTGCCAAATTATTGATCGACAGGCAGGCAGATGTTAACTTTCAGGCCAAGCATAATATAACTCCCTTGCATGTAGCTGCGAAATGGGGGAAGACAAAGTTGGTCGATTTGTTGCTGGCCAACAGAGCTAAAATAGATGCAACCACTCGAGATGGTTTGACTCCGCTGCATTGCGCTGCCCGAAGCGGGCACGACGACGTAGTTGAGGATCTCGTGAGCCGCGGAGCTCCCATTTCGGCGAAAACAAGAAGCGGTTTAGCGCCCTTGCACATGGCGACTCAAGGCGATCATCTTAGATCGGCACAGATTCTTCTTAACAACCGGGCACCAGTTGACGACATTACAGTCGACTATCTGACCGCCTTGCATGTGGCCAGTCATTGCGGGCATGTCAAGGTGGCAAAGCTGCTGCTAAACAATAAGGCTGACCCGAACTTTCGTGCCTTGAACGGATTCACCTCTTTGCATATCGCCTGTAAGAAGAATCGTCTGAAGGTTGTGGAGCTATTGCTTAAATATGGCGCCTCATTGAATGTAGTGACCGAATCGGGACTCACGCCGTTGCATGTGGCCGCCTTCATGGGCTGTGTCGATATTGTGATCTACTTATTGGAGAATAATGCTAATATTGAGCCGGTTACAGTTCGTGGCGAGACGCCTCTCCATCTGGCAACACGCGCAAATCAGATCGAGGTCATTCATGTTCTATTGAAATACGGCGCAAACGTCGGAGCGCGCGCAAAGGAATCACAAACTGCCTTGCACATAGCATCAAGATTGGGCAATGCTGAAATAGCCAGACTTCTGATAGAGCAGGGAGTCGATGTTGACGCGCCCACCAAAGACAGCTACACTGCGTTGCATATTGCAGCCAAAGAGGGGCACGAAGATGTGGTCGCCATGTTATTGAACCATGGCGCAAATATATCGTGCGCAACGAGGAATCACGGCTTTACGCCGCTTCACCTGGCCTCGAAGTACGGGATTGATCGTGTCGTTGAGCTGCTCTTGAACTACGGGGCCCCGGTGGATGCACAAGGCAAAAACGGCGTCACTCCTCTGCACGTGGCCTCGCATTATGACCATCCCAGTGTGGTGAAGCTCCTCCTACAGCCAACCCCGCACGGAGTGGGCGCCTCTCCGCACGCGATGGCCAAAAACGGCTACACTGCCCTGCACATAGCGGCCAAGGGCGATCGTTTAGATACTGCCAACGCGCTACTTCACTACGGCGCCAACCCGAATGCCGAATCTAAAGCGGGCTTCAGTCCGCTCCATCTGGCCGCCCAAGAGGGACGAGCCGACATGGCCGCCCTGCTGTTGGCTAGTGGAGCCTCAGTCAATAGTCGTGCCAGGAACGGTATCACGCCCTTGCATTTATGTGCCCAAGAGGATCACGTAAACGTGGCTCAATTGTTAGTTAAGCGGGGCGCTAATTTGGACGAACAGACGAAGGGCGGATTTACGCCGTTGCACGTGGCATCGCATTTTGCACGCATCAAGATGATTAGATTTTTGCTAGCCAACGGGGCCAATGTCAACATACCGTCCGCATCAGGTTACACACCGTTGCATCAGGCCTCGCAACAGGGCAATCCACAGATTGTCGAGCTACTCTTGCAATACAATGCCAAACCGGATGCTCTCACTGACAATGGCCAGACTGCTCTGTCGATTGCACAGAATCTCGGCTACGTTTCTATAATTGATACTCTCAAGGTTGTTACTGAAACAGTGGTCAAGACAACCACAATGACAATCACGGAAGAGAAATTCAAAATCATTGCACCAGAAACAATGCAAGAAACATTTGTCAGCGACTCGGAAGATGAAG AGCAACGCACTTGTTGTGTGCTCATGAAAAGAAGTGAGATAGGTCGAAACGCAAATCATAGGCACTCTTGGAATTCATCAGTTGAGATCTTTGAAGGTTTGAAGTTGGTTGCGCTAGCGCGTGCCGGCCTTTGA